From the Ignavibacteriales bacterium genome, one window contains:
- a CDS encoding outer membrane beta-barrel protein — MKKVLLIFLFISFNFLAAQESEPFSNFDFGVYGGINFYNTDNIRGDFLVELKTNLISSLKLKASTGYFRTIQPYSYTVRKYSEYPSIDTIPIFFAGKYNLVSKNYDIFPLTLGIQYNFNQSIFSPYLSIDVVYNFINASIETSPPEVWSYYSIDEIPAEFKENQKKEELPVNSYGIILGAGTSYHISSKLNLDIRYLFKYDNKIINTHHFIVGIYF; from the coding sequence ATGAAAAAGGTATTATTAATATTTCTCTTTATTTCTTTCAACTTTTTAGCTGCACAGGAAAGCGAACCCTTTTCTAACTTTGATTTTGGGGTTTACGGCGGTATTAATTTTTATAATACAGACAACATTAGAGGTGATTTTCTCGTAGAACTTAAAACGAATCTCATATCTTCACTTAAACTGAAAGCATCTACTGGTTATTTTAGGACAATTCAACCATACTCTTACACTGTAAGAAAATACTCTGAATATCCTAGTATTGATACTATTCCAATATTTTTTGCAGGTAAATATAATTTAGTAAGTAAAAATTATGATATTTTTCCACTTACCTTAGGCATTCAATATAATTTCAATCAAAGTATTTTCTCGCCGTATCTCTCAATAGATGTAGTTTATAACTTTATCAATGCGTCAATAGAGACTTCGCCACCTGAAGTTTGGTCTTATTATTCAATAGATGAGATACCTGCCGAATTTAAGGAAAACCAAAAAAAAGAAGAGCTTCCAGTTAATTCGTACGGAATAATATTAGGAGCTGGTACATCATATCATATTTCTTCAAAATTGAATCTTGATATTAGATACTTGTTCAAATACGATAATAAGATTATCAACACGCATCATTTCATTGTAGGTATTTATTTTTAA
- a CDS encoding T9SS type A sorting domain-containing protein: protein MKKLFFLILFFSINILTFGANVYFLNDGLGYIYTNGQTFTSDASGRALIHYHLWADPTKYSVSEWGARFQDPDGNWSDWSQLSTSQGLHECLKAGTWHVQGRVWVDYDIYGYSDYYMYTSFTLYFNAVDNYAPSVPQNVSASWQSGHPRITWANNSEYDMGSYIIAKQVDGVSWWMDVATVSAGTTSWSDPYAWPSGKFDPVYTLQYKVKAKDINNNISDYSSVQTVYGNSNLWKSTSIFDKDITDYKLYANYPNPFNPTTQIAYQLLNDGFVKLIVYNTIGQEVAELVNQYQEKGSYTVQFNAVNLPSGIYIYKLQTEGFSDIKKMILAK from the coding sequence ATGAAAAAGTTATTCTTTCTTATTTTATTTTTTAGCATCAATATTCTAACGTTTGGTGCTAATGTTTATTTCTTGAATGATGGTTTAGGATACATTTATACTAATGGTCAGACTTTTACTAGTGATGCATCGGGCAGAGCATTAATTCATTATCATCTTTGGGCAGATCCCACTAAGTATAGTGTTAGTGAATGGGGTGCAAGATTTCAAGATCCTGATGGAAATTGGTCAGATTGGAGTCAACTTTCAACTTCGCAAGGACTACACGAATGCTTGAAAGCTGGAACTTGGCATGTTCAAGGACGTGTGTGGGTGGATTATGATATTTATGGCTACAGTGATTATTATATGTATACGAGTTTTACATTATACTTTAATGCTGTTGATAACTATGCACCGTCTGTACCACAAAATGTCTCAGCCTCATGGCAAAGTGGCCATCCGCGAATAACTTGGGCGAATAATAGTGAATATGATATGGGGTCATATATAATTGCAAAACAGGTAGATGGTGTGTCATGGTGGATGGATGTAGCTACCGTTTCGGCTGGAACAACATCCTGGTCGGATCCCTATGCATGGCCATCAGGAAAATTTGATCCTGTGTATACACTTCAATATAAAGTAAAAGCTAAAGATATAAATAACAATATATCAGATTATTCTTCCGTGCAAACTGTATATGGGAATTCTAATTTATGGAAAAGTACAAGTATTTTTGATAAAGATATAACAGATTATAAACTTTACGCAAATTACCCGAATCCATTTAATCCAACGACACAAATTGCTTATCAATTGCTTAATGATGGATTTGTAAAACTTATAGTTTATAATACTATTGGTCAGGAGGTTGCAGAGCTTGTTAATCAATATCAGGAAAAAGGTAGTTATACAGTACAATTCAATGCAGTTAATTTACCAAGTGGAATTTATATATATAAATTACAAACAGAAGGATTTAGTGATATTAAAAAAATGATATTAGCGAAGTAA